The Vicinamibacteria bacterium genomic interval CGTGGAGAATACCCAGTGCGCTCGGCATAAGCCAACATTTGTCAACGAATTAGCCAGATCGGTCGTTTTTTGGTCCCTTTTGAGGAGTGAATGGCTCCTGCGTGGGTGGGTTGGGTCGAGGAGAGGCTAACTCGTTTATGACGAATAAATTGCGACTATGGTAGCGAAAATCCTGCTAGTGCAGAGTGCTCTGTCCCTCGACGCCCATGTCATCGGGAATGATGTTGCGATTGACGTGCCGGTCCAGATCGATGACGTAGGTTTCTTTGGCTTCGATGAGGATGGGCGAGTGGGTCGCCGTCACGATGCGAAAGTCCTTCTGATCGGCAAGCTCCATCAACATCTTCAGAATGCGCCTCTGGTTTGACTGGCTCAGGGCCATCTCCGGCTCGTCCAGCAAGAGGACCGTGCCGTTGGGCAACTTGGGGAAGCTCTCGCGAAACAGAGACAGCATCACCTGGCCGTGACTCGCGATCTGGAGAAACTCCCGCATCCGTGGCTCGTGCTCGAAGAGATCTAGTCGGTTCCTCGGGTTGTGCTGCTCCGCGTCGAAGAGGAAAACTTTCCCGGAATCGAGGTCGGGAAATTCCGTGCGGTAGACGTAGCCTTCGACCTCCTCGCCTTTGAGCGCGTAGTGCAGCGCGTGGAGCAGCGTCGACTTTCCCGAGCCATTCTCGCCCTTCAGCATGATGAGCGGGTGGGAGAGATCCACGACCATGGGCATGTGGAAGTTCAAGCCGGTGAATACCGGGTGAGCCAGTATCTTGAGATAATGCGTGAGCGCCATCGCGGAAGACGCTAGCACAAATCGGGGAACGGCACTAGCTCGGCCTTCGGGTCGCCCGTGCTAGGATGTGGGCTCGAAAGAAAGAGGCATCATGACGGTCATGGAGTCCACTCGATTGGTCGAATTTCTCGAAGGGCTGGCTCAATCCGACTGGATCGAGGCTCTCGACGAGCTCGGCCCATCGATCCATCCCGTGGATCGGGAAGCAACGAGAATATGGTTCGCCTTCTGGCCGCTCGACCTCCACGAGGCTTTGTCGGGCAATCCACGTGACGTCCAGGAGACGGCTCGACTGATGGACCTCGAGGGAAATTGGCGGCTCGAAGATCAGCTCGACACCGCCGTCGGCTTTCTCTATGGCGCCCATTTCTGGGTGGACGTGAAAGAGGCCATCCTTCGGCACTCGGAGCCTGGTCGCTCGCTCGCCCGCACGATTCGAGACGTCGCCGCGCGCTCGGCCGAGGCCGCGGGGACGAGCGAGGACCTCGTTATCGGGATCAGCGCCGTCGGCCTCATGATGCTGCGACAATCTGGGCACGAGGCTCTCGCCCGCGTCGCCGCGCGCTCCGCCGAAGGTCCTTTGCTGAAGACCGACCCGGCGAAAGTGATGGCAGCTCGCCGACGACAGAGCCGTGACGGCCTCTTTCCTTTTCTTCGCGGCGCCGATCGGCGATGGGAGGTACGCTGGGACGAGGCGCGGCGCGCGAGTTTTCGCGCGATCAACGGCCAGGATCTGGCCATGGCCGCCGCC includes:
- a CDS encoding 2Fe-2S iron-sulfur cluster-binding protein, whose product is MTVMESTRLVEFLEGLAQSDWIEALDELGPSIHPVDREATRIWFAFWPLDLHEALSGNPRDVQETARLMDLEGNWRLEDQLDTAVGFLYGAHFWVDVKEAILRHSEPGRSLARTIRDVAARSAEAAGTSEDLVIGISAVGLMMLRQSGHEALARVAARSAEGPLLKTDPAKVMAARRRQSRDGLFPFLRGADRRWEVRWDEARRASFRAINGQDLAMAAAADEGDYRSLDYRRVDGPIPVECRVGSCGYCWVGVLSGREKLSEISAFEKERLRYFGYDTVNGEDPRPPIRLSCQTECHGDVTISIPPWNGELNRRHDEGRKKMGLA
- a CDS encoding AAA family ATPase, which encodes MALTHYLKILAHPVFTGLNFHMPMVVDLSHPLIMLKGENGSGKSTLLHALHYALKGEEVEGYVYRTEFPDLDSGKVFLFDAEQHNPRNRLDLFEHEPRMREFLQIASHGQVMLSLFRESFPKLPNGTVLLLDEPEMALSQSNQRRILKMLMELADQKDFRIVTATHSPILIEAKETYVIDLDRHVNRNIIPDDMGVEGQSTLH